Below is a window of Malus domestica chromosome 13, GDT2T_hap1 DNA.
GATGAAACAGATAGATGTTGCCTTGCCAactagttttacattcttttggGTTATTTCCTTTGGTCGCTATGTCTGGAATGGTGGTTCTTATTTGAACATCTTTTTTGATCAGGCTGTGTATGATGGAGTGGATATACTGAGCCTTTCTGTGGGGCCAAACAGTCCTCCAGCTACCACGAAGACCACTTATTTGAATCCTTTTGATGCCACACTTCTTTCAGCTGTGAAAGCAGGTGTGTTTGTTGCACAAGCAGCTGGAAATGGAGGACCTTTTCCAAAAACTTTGGTTTCTTATAGTCCTTGGATAGCTTCTGTTGCTGCCGCCATTGATGATCGCAGATACAAAAACCACCTAACGCTTGGAAATGGAAAAATATTAGCTGGACTTGGGTTGTCACGTAAGTATCTGTTTTGGGAGCAAAAGTATTTAGTTATGTTCTTCTAGCATATTGTTAGTAGCAGATTCATCAGAAACTTAAATGCTTTCTGCATAATCTCCTGGAAAAAAATTTCTTTGTTAATCAGCTATGTAACCCAGACTTTAGTTCAAGCTAACAGTTCTGATTTAGGCTAAACTCTAATAGGTAGTCATTAAGTTAAATGACTTGTAATCAATCTATAGACTCCCTCTCAACTTGTAGAATGAATATTGACAATTCTCAGCTTGCTGCAAATAGAATAGTATGTTTATGAGGTTTTCAGAAAAAATGTGGATAGCTCAGGCTCATTTGTAACATAGATTAGAAGGGGAAATCCCTTCGTTCCACAAGGACCTAAGTAAATAAGCCAAGAACAGAGAAGAGATCTTGATGAAGACGTAGTGGAACATGTGGCATAGCAACAACAGAGAAGTTGTCGACTTTTTCTCTTTGTTGTGGTCAAAGTAGGGTAAGAACAGCAATGGGTTTAGGTATCAGGACAAtattgctctgataccatgttgaaaagtaagtttcaaaCAGGGAGATAAGCGTGGTTGTGTTTAAGATTCAAATGAAAGCAGTACAATGGTTTATTTGGGATTCCAGGACATATACTCTGGTAATCAGCTCTAACAGTTAGACCTTTATTTAAGCCAACAACCCTAACTTTAAGCTTAATGCATCGTAACCAGCGAAAATGGTAAAGGCCTAATAAAAGACAGCCTCATTAGCATGAATCAGACATGTTTGATTTCAGGTTGATTTTTGTAATGCCTCAACATGGATCCTGGAGCATTCCACGGTTGTGTTATCTTGCGACCACTTCAATTTACAGCAGTTATtgcttgtatttttttaatacatgttTTTTGCATTCCAAGGCAATCGCTGGTTTACATTCTACAATTTCACATTTCTGAAGCCTGAAGTATTCCCCCCCCTCTGTTCCCTTTTTGCAGCATCGACACATCCAAATCAAACATACACGCTGGTTGCTGCAAATGATGTGCTTCTTGATTCTTCTGTAGTGAAGTATAGCCCCTCAGACTGCCAGAAACCAGAAGTTTTAAACAAGAACTTGGTTCAGGGGAATGTTCTTCTTTGTGGCTATTCATTTAATTTCGTTGTTGGTACTGCATCAATCAAGAAAGTGTCCGAAACAGCCAAAAGTCTTGGTGCAATCGGTTTTGTTCTTGCGGTGGAAAATGTTTCCCCAGGGACAAAATTTGATCCTGTTCCTGTAGGCGTTCCTGGGATTCTAATCACTGATGTTGAAAAGTCAATGGTAATACTTCAACTTTTTTCACCTTAACGAAACGGTGTCTATTTTTTTTGGCTTATAGAGTTTGATTTCTTGTAATCAAGTAATAGAGTATGGAACATTCTTcaagtgttttgtgaaattagaTTTACTACGGTAGCATATGAGCGTATATTATACTCATGCAAATTCATTTGTCTTTGACCTCtgtaacaagaaaaataaaataaaatccataTTTTGTCATTTCTTTGTAGCATATGACCTTGATGCTGTCTGATAACTTACGGTGCTTACCATCTATTACAACTTACTTGTACTACTATTTATATCTTTGGCCCCCTTTCCTTATGCATGTTCTAACTTTTTCCCTTTCTGCAATTATGTGCATGATTGGTTCTTGGTGCTCTGGCGTCGATGTTGTTCAGGATCTTATAGATTATTACAACATCTCAACTGTTAGGGATTGGACTGGTCGTGTGAAGAGCTTCAAAGCTATAGGTAGCATTGGGAATGGTTTGATGCCTAAACTCCACAAGTCTGCACCACAGGTGGCACTATTCTCTGCTAGAGGACccaacatcaaagatttcagcTTCCAAGAAGCAGATCTTCTCAAACCGGATATTCTAGCTCCTGGTTCTCTGATTTGGGCTGCTTGGTCTCCAAATGGAACAGATGAACCAAATTATGTTGGTATGAATCTAATCGAAGCATTCAAGTGTTCTTTCCCCATATTTTGATGTTCCAAACTTTCCCCAGATGTTTTAGTATGTAGCTGTCTATCAAACTTTAGTCACGAAGCGGTTTGTGAGGTTTCAAATTCTGAAATGGGTTATAAAAATATTGGAGAGAAGGGGAAGATATTCAGATTTCTTTCCTTCACAGCCATCTAATTAAATGTAAGTCGATAACAATTGTACCTCTAGCGATGCACTTGACATATTAAGGGATTATTTTCTTTGAGCAGGGGAGGGATTTGCCATGATTTCTGGAACAAGTATGGCTGCACCACATATAGCGGGAATAGCTGCTCTTGTAAAGCAGAAGCACCCTCATTGGAGCCCCGCTGCCATCAAATCAGCTTTGATGACAACATCAACAACTATCGACAGGGCTGGAAAACCTCTTCAAGCACAACAATATTCTGAAACACAAACCATTAAGTTTGTCGGTGCCACCCCTTTTGATTATGGGAGTGGCCATGTTGATCCAAAAGCTGCTCTGGATCCTGGACTAATCTTTGATGCAGGTATGTATTCTTCTACCTTCTTGATGTGGTTTTACGCTATCGGACTTATCTTCGGCATATTATGTGATGAATTCTCAATCGAATAATTTTTCGTTTTTTGTAGGCTATCAGGATTACTTGGGTTTCTTGTGTACAACAGCTGGTATTAATTCTAATGAGATAAAGAACTACACAAACTCCCCCTGCAACTACACTATGGGCCACCCGTCAAATTTCAACTCTCCGTCAATCAC
It encodes the following:
- the LOC103453779 gene encoding subtilisin-like protease SBT2.5 isoform X1 — encoded protein: MVKMVAVKFGCAVAVLFSLLIVGKADVYIVTIEGEPIISYQGGVDGFEATAVESDEKIDTTSESVTSYARHLESKHDMLLGMLFEEGSYQKLYSYQHLINGFAVHISHEQAETLMRAPGVKSVERDWKVRRLTTHTPQFLGLPTGVWPTGGGSDRAGEDIVIGFVDSGIYPHHPSFASHNTDPYGPVPKYRGKCEVDPDTKRSFCNGKIIGAHHFAKAAIAAGVFNPSIDFASPMDGDGHGSHTAAIAAGNNGIPVRMHGHEFGKASGMAPRARIAVYKALYRLFGGFVADVVAAIDQAVYDGVDILSLSVGPNSPPATTKTTYLNPFDATLLSAVKAGVFVAQAAGNGGPFPKTLVSYSPWIASVAAAIDDRRYKNHLTLGNGKILAGLGLSPSTHPNQTYTLVAANDVLLDSSVVKYSPSDCQKPEVLNKNLVQGNVLLCGYSFNFVVGTASIKKVSETAKSLGAIGFVLAVENVSPGTKFDPVPVGVPGILITDVEKSMDLIDYYNISTVRDWTGRVKSFKAIGSIGNGLMPKLHKSAPQVALFSARGPNIKDFSFQEADLLKPDILAPGSLIWAAWSPNGTDEPNYVGEGFAMISGTSMAAPHIAGIAALVKQKHPHWSPAAIKSALMTTSTTIDRAGKPLQAQQYSETQTIKFVGATPFDYGSGHVDPKAALDPGLIFDAGYQDYLGFLCTTAGINSNEIKNYTNSPCNYTMGHPSNFNSPSITVAHLVKSQTVTRTVTNVAEEETYVITTRMAPAIAIEASPRAMTLRPGASRKFSVTLTVRSITGAYSFGEVIMKGSRGHKVRIPVVAMGYQR
- the LOC103453779 gene encoding subtilisin-like protease SBT2.5 isoform X2, with translation MRAPGVKSVERDWKVRRLTTHTPQFLGLPTGVWPTGGGSDRAGEDIVIGFVDSGIYPHHPSFASHNTDPYGPVPKYRGKCEVDPDTKRSFCNGKIIGAHHFAKAAIAAGVFNPSIDFASPMDGDGHGSHTAAIAAGNNGIPVRMHGHEFGKASGMAPRARIAVYKALYRLFGGFVADVVAAIDQAVYDGVDILSLSVGPNSPPATTKTTYLNPFDATLLSAVKAGVFVAQAAGNGGPFPKTLVSYSPWIASVAAAIDDRRYKNHLTLGNGKILAGLGLSPSTHPNQTYTLVAANDVLLDSSVVKYSPSDCQKPEVLNKNLVQGNVLLCGYSFNFVVGTASIKKVSETAKSLGAIGFVLAVENVSPGTKFDPVPVGVPGILITDVEKSMDLIDYYNISTVRDWTGRVKSFKAIGSIGNGLMPKLHKSAPQVALFSARGPNIKDFSFQEADLLKPDILAPGSLIWAAWSPNGTDEPNYVGEGFAMISGTSMAAPHIAGIAALVKQKHPHWSPAAIKSALMTTSTTIDRAGKPLQAQQYSETQTIKFVGATPFDYGSGHVDPKAALDPGLIFDAGYQDYLGFLCTTAGINSNEIKNYTNSPCNYTMGHPSNFNSPSITVAHLVKSQTVTRTVTNVAEEETYVITTRMAPAIAIEASPRAMTLRPGASRKFSVTLTVRSITGAYSFGEVIMKGSRGHKVRIPVVAMGYQR